A segment of the Pseudoalteromonas piscicida genome:
GATGCCTTAACTAGCTATCCACCATGCGAGCAGCACAATGGCCGTTGTGAGAATAACGGCTTTTATTTTATGTTTTTTAATTAGCTTTTCAGCCTGATTACCAGCAAAGTAAACGACCGCCGCCAAGCCAAAATAACGTAAAGAACGGGCAATACAGGTTGCAATTAGAAATTGTAATAGTGAAAATTTTGTGGCGCCTGCTGCTAGCATGGCAATCTGAAAAGGTACTGGCGCAATACCTAAGGTCAACACAAACCAAAATCCCTGACTTTGCATCTGCGCTTTCACTTGCTCAAACTGAGACGGACTCGACAGCAGCTCAATAACGGAATCCCCCACTGCATCAAATAAATAGTAACCCAACGCATAACCAAATAAGGCACCAATTACACATCCAACCGTCGCCATTAACGCAATTAGCCATAGCTTTTCTCGCCTTGCTTGCATAAGCGGCACCATCACAGCTTCAAGCGGAATAGGCACGATGGTTGACTCTAAAAAAGATGCAACCGTGATCCCTTTAAGCATATTTTTTGATTCTACTAATCGCTTGGTCTTCTGCTTCAATTCAGCCGTTAACGCCATCACACTTCCCCTGATTTTTTCAGTAACGGAGACAAGCATAGCCTAAGCTAAGTTTCTCCTTCCTGAATTAAGCAGTGCTTTATATATGCTGGTATTTGTATGTGCGGAAAAATGCGGTACCCTGTTTTAGAGTTAATGGTTGGAGGGATGTTTCTGTGAATTATTTGGCGCATTTGTACTTTGCCAAACCGACTGCCGCATCGCACTTTGGCAACTTACTCGGTGACTTTCAAAAAGGCGTGAATATACAAGCACTGCCTAAACCTGTGCAACTTGGTCTACAAACACATAGGCAAGTCGATAAATTTACCGATAGCCACTCGATTACAAAATCTGCTAAACAACTTTTTTCGCCCACGCGTCGCCGTTTTGCAGGCATTGCACTGGATGTGTTATATGACCACTTTTTGATTAAACACTGGCAGCAATATCACAGCACCTCGCTTGACGACTTTAAACGTCAGAGCTTTTCCTTGCTGCACGATAACTTGCATACCATGCCTGCGCACATGCAACGAGTCGTTAGCGCAATGACACAAAATGATTGGTTTGCCACCTATGAGTCCGTAGCTGGTGTGGGCCATGCACTCGATAACATCGCTAAACGTATTCGTTTTCAAAATCAATTTGCTGGCAGTGAAAGGGATATTACCAAGCACTATCAACAACTAGAATCAGGATTTAATGTCTTTTTTCCACAATTAATTGCCCACATGCAACAACAACTCATCGAACCTGAAAATTTAGAGTAAATACTCCTCTATATTTGCTCCATGGTTATCAACTATAATGCAGATATATTTGTTGGTTATGGGGTTTTTTGCAGTGTTAAACAGAGTTAGGTTGCTTTTTGCCCAGGCACTATTTACGCTATTTTTACTTTTAACTCCGTTTTCCACCCAAGCCAGTGCATTATTACCCACGCTTGAAACGTTAAAGCAGCTGTTAACAGATAACCCATCTGTTGCGCTTGAAGAAATTGACACACTCCTAAACAAAAACACGACTCCAACTTATCTTTCAGCAGCTTGGTTTAAACTCAGCCTAATGAAGGTTGAAGCCCATTCTTTGCTTGGCCATTATGAAACTGCTTATCAGGCGATAGATGAGCTCAATCAGGTGTTAGATAAAGTGGCAGACCCTGATGCCAAGAGTAAATTGCTATTGAGTCACGCCACGGTGCTACTTAGTCAAAATCGCGCGACAGAGGCAGAAGAAAAGCTTGAGCTGGCACTCAACACCACCTCTCAAGTCGATGAGCGGTTAATTGCAGATATTCATGATCGCCTTGCTCATATTAACCGCTTTCGGGCAAACTACCGCAGCGCGCTAAATCATGCTGAGCAGGCCATCCAAATTGCAAAACGCATTAACGATGTTCCGCGACTCGCAGGTTTCTATAACCAAATTGGCATTGTTTACGATTACATGGGCCAAATTGAGCAAGCTATCAGCTTCCATGAACAATCCCTTATGCTTCAGCGCAAACGCAATAACCAGCAAGGGATCTCCAACTCACTGTACAACATCGGCGAACTCTACCGTGATTTAGAAGAATTTCCTCTTGCACTATCACATTTTGAGCAGGCGCTCAGGGTTGATAAGCTATTAGGTAATCCGCGTCATATCGCCAACAGTTACGGTAAGATTGGCCAAGTTTTATATCAACAGGGAGAGTATAAACAAGCTCAGGTGTTTATTCTAAACGGCCTTGCCCTAACAAAAAAAATGGAGGCTGACAGCGACACGGCTTGGCAATTAAGTAATTTAGTCAATGTCCAACTAGCTCAAGGTGATGTGAATGAAGCCTTAAATAGTGCAAATGAAGCGCTTACGCTTGCGATAAAATCCGGTGCCAACCGAACAGAGCGCACCGTTAGGCTGGCACTTGCTAATGTCTATTTGGCTCAAGATAAAAGTGAAGACGCCAAAGAACAGCTTGAACTATTACTAAAGCAACCTCAGCTTGGCACTCAAACTCAAAGTGATATTCACAAACAGCTGGCCGCAATTTATCAACAAGCAGGCGAGTTTGAAGCCGCACTTGCTCAATTAAAACAATATCAGCAAGCACAAACTGAATTAAAGAAGGTTAGTGATAAAAACAAAGCGTACAAAATGGCATTAAACATAGAACTTGTGAAAAAGGAACAAGCACTTAGCCTGTTGCAAAAAGAACAGTCGCTGCAACAAGCAAATTTAGAAAACCTAAAGTTGCAGCGAGGCTTGGCCATCGCCTCTGCGCTGTTGCTGCTCGCAGGGCTTGCCATATACTTTTTAAGACAACGCCAGAAACAAAAACTAGAAGCCTTAGAGCAGCACATGGCCGCGCGAGCTTTAGAGCAAAAAAACCAGTTGCTCGCCGATATTTCTCACGAGTTGCGTACCCCGTTAACCGGACTAAAACTGACAATTGAGGCGATGCAATTTAATATCGAGCCTGATATTGATGTCGCCTATAAAAAAGTGAACAGTAAAATCAACCAACTAGATACCTTAATCTCGGATATTTATCAGTCCGCTCAGTTTGACAATAATGTGATGTCGTTAGAGCTCAGGCCGCTTGATATTAATACCCTTGTTAAGGATTGCTGCGCAGAACTCACGCCTGTTTTTGCGAAAAAGCAGCAATCTCTGCGTTGTAATTTAAGTGAGCAAACCTTGCAGGTAAAAGGCGACCCACAGCGTCTAAAACAAGTCATCCTGAATCTTTTACGGAACAGCCATTTTTACACTGATGCAGCGGGAACCAGTCTAATACATACACGCATAGTCGACTCATATGCCATTATCACAGTGGAAGATTCAAGCCCAGGAGTAGCAACCTCGGAGCTAGATAAAATTTTTGAGCGACTTTATCGCTGTGAACACTCCAGAAGCCGAGATCTTGGAGGCTCGGGGCTTGGACTTGCGATTAGCAAACATATTGTGTTGGCGCATCATGGTTCTATCAACGCCAATCATAGCCCGCTTGGCGGGCTACTCGTTGAAGTGAAGCTTCCGATTAAATCCGCTCAAAACGATATAGGCCACGCCAAATCACCGCAGTGATGTCACCTTTGTCATTCGTTTCAATGGTGACATCTGCGCCCCCTTCAAGCTCAATCAGGGTGTCTTCCTCTGTGGCAACGAATGCCATCAGGTTATCGCGGGCCATATCTAAGACGTTAAATCGCGTACCATCTCGGGTGATTTTCATTTTAAACTGATGATCTTTCTCGTACGCATACAGACCTTCCAATTGCTTTGCGCGTGCCTCAGATAATGTAATCGATATTATTTTTTTACTGCGTAGAAAATCCCAGCCGTAATGTTCGCTGATGGCAATGCGAAGCTCACCAAATACGGTACTCGCTGAGTCGCCATTGGACATCAACACCATACCCTCACCTTTTTCTACATATGCTTCAAACCGGTTGCTAAAGCCTTTATTTTTACCACCATGGGTGAAGATAAGTCCTTGCTCACGCTGTTCAAGCTCTGGTCCCAAACCCCATACGTCATGATGAACTTCAAGCATTTGCTTCGCCAGCTCTGGCGTGATGGGCCCCACGGTATTGCCAGCATACGCTTGTTGTACAGCCATAATGTATTTAGCAAGATCCACCGGAGTGGTCCAAAGACCAGCCGCGGCTTGTTCTGGATAAACATGCCAGTCCCCTTCGACTTGCTCGCCTTTATCGTCAAACGCAGCACTGGCTTTTGACCATAACGCTTTCGGTAGTGGTTGTGCATAGGTACTGTTGTGCATCCCTAGCGGAGTTAAAATTGCCTGTTGGACATACTCTTCAAATGGCATTTTTGTCACATCTGCCACGAGCAACTCCATTACCGTGTAACCACCGCCAGAATAGCGCCAAGCTTTACCTGGCAAAGTGTCAACCGTCACTAAGTCGGTATTGCCTTTACCCATTAAGACTTCAACATCGGTTGGAATTTTACTACCACGCACGTAGCCCGGAAAACCATGTTGGGTGAGCCCCGAAGTGTGAGTCATTAACTGTCTCAAAGTAACAGGATTGGCTTTGGTAAATTCGTTTGTTGGTACTTTCCAAGAGGTGAGATATTGATTAACGTCAGCATCTAAATCGACTTTACCATCTTGCGCTAACTTTAATACCGCAAGCGCTGCAACGGGCTTACTTATTGACCCTGCCTGAAACAGCGTTTCAGTGGTCACTTTTCGATTTTGCTTTTTATCTGCAATGCCAAAACCCTCAGCCCACACCACTTTACCACCTTTAATCACAGCAAGGCTTAAACCTGGCAAATGTGTTTCTTGAAGACGCGTCTGCAAATCTACAGGCTTATATTTTTGGCCTTCCAATTGCACTTTAGGTAAGAGGTTATGTGCAACTTGTTGAACTTGAGGTTGAGCTGAGTCAGTGGCGAAGGATGTCTGACTTAGCAAAGACGAGCAAAATATGGCGCAGTACAATAGTTTCGACATGATATTTCCCTTGTTATTATCGTTATTCACTCACTTTACACACTGATAAATGTGCCGTGAATGAATAACAGTATAATCATGAGATGAAGAAAAATGCACCTATATCAACTTTGTGCCTGTGACACTCGGCGATTAACGGGGTAACGCTCGAAATCCTCCCAGTAATGAATTCCACCTATCATCTCTTTTACTTGATAGCCCATTTTTGCAAGCTTATACGCGGCCTTTGTTGCGCCATTACACCCAGGACCCCAACAATAAACCACGATTGGCGTAACCTTGTCATATTTAGTCATCGTCAGTTCGCTTATGTCTGCGCTTGGCATATTGACTGCGCCTTGAGCATGACTTTTGGCAAAGGCTTCATTCGACCTGACATCAAATAGCACAAAATCCTGCTGCCCCGTTAATATCGCCTGATAAACATCAGCACAATCCGTTTCGCAAGCCAGCTTCATTGCAAAATACTGTGATACATCTACTTTCATCTTCTAACTCCTATTTAAATACTCTGGGTCCTAAATAATCTGAGCTGCGGATAACTATTTAACGTCACCCGAGGTCAACTACGTTACGCATTCAATCAACGTTAATGAATTCATATTTTTTGAAGGCGATGTTCGTCATTTCAGAATAGGCAATCACAGCAAGCTCATTTAAACTGGTGGTATTCAATACGTGATTGAGTTTAGTGCAATGGAGTTTTACCATTTAAGGTCGTTTGTTGCGGTTGCAGAGGCCCAAAATCTAACGGCAGCAGCGAAACGACTGTACACCACACCACCTGCTATCAGCGCCCATATCAAAGCGCTTGAAGAAGAACTCAATACTGTGTTGTTCCACCGTTCTAGCAAAGGGATGCAGCTCACAGAACAAGGTAAGATCTTGCTAGACAAAGCTAAGTTAACGCTTGCAAGTGCAAATGATTTAATGCACACCGCAGCGCAAGCCAAAACACTGCTCACCGGCGAGTTCAGACTTGGCTTGAACCACCCTATTGGCACCTCGAGCGAACTTGTCACACTGATAAAAACCCTCAACCAGCACTTTCCAAGTCTTTCTTTTTCTCTGGAATTACTCTCAAGTGGTGTCATCGTCGACAAACTCAGTGATGGCCTCCTTGATGGTGGGGTTATTTATGGCGAAGTACCTGCTCATTTTAGCGCTGTACCGCTCACAGAAGTTGCGGTTACCACCGCTTATCCTGCATCTTGGCCTACGCCATCACATAAAGCCGAATTGGCACAGATGACGTGGATACGTATGGGAAAAGGCTGCCCTTTTGATAAGCAACTTGATCAACAGCTAAGCGAAGTAAACGCGGTAAATATTAATGCTGCAGATGAGCGCTCCCGCTTGGCTTTAGTTAAGGCAGGACTCGGCGTGAGTTTTATTGAAGCCAACGCCATTGCAGATCAAGGAGCAGAGGTTGCCTTGTCTAGTTTGCTAGACTTTTCGCTCCCTGTACATTTTGTTGTGGCAAATCAAGCGCTCACAGAACCTAAAGTGAACGCCGTGTACCAAGTCGTTTGTGCATCTATTGATGCTGCGCAAGGATAATCCCCTGCTGCTTTTTCGGCATTTTTTCGACTACAAGGCGAAATGAGTTATCCATCATCCGCTCAAGTTCTCCAGTTGGAATGGAGCCATCGAGCACCACCGTGTTCCAGAGCTTTTTATTCATGTGATAACCCGGTAACACCGCACTAAAAATGTCTCGCAGCGCTTGCGCTTCATCAGGATCGCATTTGAGATTTACGCGCCAATGGGAGTGCTCGTCATCTTCTTTACCCATTTTACCAAGCGCCAACGTCGCGAACATTTTGTCCTTCACTTTATATACATCCACGCCTTCACCAAAAGGCTGACTTACGCTGGTATAAGGTTTTGCAAGCAAGTAGTCGTGTACTTGTTGATGGTTCATCTTATTCTTCTGCCTTTAGATTAATCGTTGCCGCTTAGTAGTAAAGCATAATACCAAGCGGCGTAGTAGCATAAATTACGCAACCTGAGGTTTGAATAAGAAATACGCTAACTCATTGTTTTGAAGCTCAGGTTACTCAGGTTGCGGTGCCTGTCCTTGCCAGCTCCAACTTGGAAAGAGTTCGCCATTCACGACGGCATTATTACCAGAAAACAGCGAGTGCGGCCTTTCTTGCGTTACCCAATTTGTCGCAGAGGAGTGCTCCAACTCAAAAACCACATTACCAAAGAAGCTGTAAGGCCCTGATAAGGTCGAGTTTCGATAAGCAGCAAACAAGGTTTGGCCGCCCATCATCAGTTCACCAACACTACTTTGCTGGTCGATTTCGGCGGCGCCTTTACTCCAGATCATCAATAGGTTTATATGCGACTGCCCATCTGCTAAAAAGTAGCCATTTCCAGCAACTTGTACTGCGTCAAACTGGTTCCCTTGAGTACTTCTAGCATTGGCGGTGTCAAATACATATGCTGTCATCGCCTGATTGCCGGCTACAAATTCAGCAAAAGCGCCCCCTGCTATTTTCACTTTCGCTTGGTTTAGATTACTTAAGTAAAGATTACTATTATCTGTCACGATATAGTGGTATTCAGGCTCAGTGCCTTGCACTTGAGTCGCGACATTATCCAATCTTGCCATTCCCTGCGCCGTCACCGTTACGCTACTTTGCTGAGCTGTGCTAACAAGCCCTAAGTTATTGAGCTTAACCGAACCAGACTCCACTAATATGGTCGGCTGCACGCTGCTTTGCGCCGCAGAGATAACATCTTGAGTATTATCAGACCCAGAAATGGTGATACCACGTCTCGTGATCTTAATTGGGCCCTGACATTGTCCTTGAATAGCAAAGGTAATTTCATCGACAGGCCAACTTACTTGCTCAACGGCACGTTTCAGTAAGCTGGGGTTAGTATGACAGTTGATAGCAAAAGTATACGACCCACTGACACTTTGTGATGCGACTTGCTTTGCCAAGACATGCAGTCTTTTGACATCGCTGTCATTTATGTCCTTTGCAAAAACATGGGAAGCGCAGATAGCGGATGCAACCAAACTGGTTGCAAATATGCTAGTACTTAATTTCATTTCCTTATCCTTTACACGGTTAATCCTGCCAATTGCAGTACCCTAAATCCTAATACAGATCCTTTGTTTTGCCAGGTGAAACTGTATATTTAAACACTACTGACACTCCCTGACACAACATCGTGGTTTACTCTTTTTGAACTCAAAAAGGAGAAAGACCATGCAACAAAATGTCGTAGAGATTGTAAAATTTAAATTGGCTCTTGGTGCTACAGAGAGTGACATTATGGGTGTAAACCCAGCATTTACCGAGTGGGTTGAACAGCAACCTGGGTTACTATATCGTTCGTTGACTAAAGACAGTCAGACTGGCGAGTATTTAGATATTATTTATTGGCAATCGATGGAGCATGCAAAAGCGGTGTCGGCACAATTCCCAACAACCGAAGTATGCCAAAGATTAACGCAATACATAGACAGCGAGAGTGTCACCATTAGTCACAGTAATGTACTCTCTCAAACGCCATGTAGCGGTTAATTAATCTGAGATTTGAATAACAAGGAAAACTCGTGCATAAATCAGAACGTCTCTTTCAGTTAGTGGATCTGCTCAAGGGTCGACGATTAGCGGTTACCGCTAAGTCATTGGCCGATCACTTTACGGTATCAGAGCGTACGATTTATCGCGATATTCAGGACTTACAAAGTTCTGGCGTGCCAATTGAGGGGGAAGCAGGTGTCGGCTATATCATTGGTGACTACCCACTGCCCCCTATGATGTTTAGCTATGATGAACTCACCGCATTATTACTTGGCAGTAAAATGGTTGGAGCATGGACGGATCCCGAACTAAGCGCACATGCAAAAGCGGCCATTGCCAAAATAGAGGCCGTGCTACCCGCTCACCTCAAATAACAGCATGACCACTCCCCATATTTGGTCTCGAGTTTTAAGCACGGACCACAACAACAATCCTTTAGCGCTACACTTAGGCTCGCCATTGCGGCTAAGCAGTGTGTACAACTTGAATATCAAGACGTTGCAAAGCAACAAACCCTGCGTATTATCGAGCCACTCGGATTGGTTTATTGGGGTGGAAAATGGACGCTGGTCGCATTTTGTCAGCTCCGCAGTGATTACCGTGAATTTCGCTTGGACCGTATCACCGCGATACATAAAAGTGAGCGGACCTTTACCGTAAGTCCTGATAAAAACCTCAACCATTACGTTGAACTAGTCAAGGCCAAATACGCCGAAGAAATTGCACAGCACCAATGCCAAGCGCCTGATAAAAGTAGCAACTAATTCTAAGCTCACTGCCCGATTCATATTTTGTTACTATTACTTGCGCATCTAAAACCAACCTTTTCAGACTGCACCGCGACTAATTTTGTAAATCAGACTTATCCTTCGAGGTGCTTATGAAAACCACAAAATCAATACTCATTATTTCGGTAACACTGGCTGTGAGTGCCTGCGTTGGCTACTCCAATGCAAATCCAACAGAGCCGCAAACGCAAGGTAGCTACCAGCTTATCGCTTACCAAGACTGTAACCCAATAATCAAACACACCATGGACGCCGAACAGGTGGCTGCATACAAAGCACTCAAAGCGGCAGAGCTTGATATGTCAGCTTCTGAGTTACCAATGAAAGATATTGAAGACAAGCTCGCACTGCTTAGCAAAGAAATGGAAGCCATTAGTAAAGAGGCTATACAAGAAGACGACGATCGACTTGTGATCAATAAAGCGCTACTGGCTAAACAAGAAGAAAAGGCCAAGCAGATTGAGGCTGTAATTGAAAGCCACGCTGCTAATTTTGATGCCATTGACGACTATGCCGAAAAAATCGAAGCCGCAGCAAATCGTTTTGATAAAGCTTTAAAACCCATAATCGGTGACTTAAAAGAGGTCAATATTAATATCATCGAACCCGGTGAAACCCCGAGTACCCGTTGCCTCGCGTCAAGCTAAACAAGTTGAACTGACTGAATGGAGGAAAATATTCCTCCAACTGTATTTGCTCATCGCTTGCCTTACCAGTTAGACAAATTGGTATGGAGTTTAGCTGGTAGGCGGCTTTGAGCGCAAGCAATGAGCAATGAAGTGCGACCTATAAGCCCAAGATTTAACTCTTTGTCTCTTAGTGTTTTTACACCAAAGTCACAATATGAGAAAAGTACGTTGATTTTCCAATTGATAATAAATAAACAACCTGAAAGTATATAGGTAGCAAAAAACCACATAAACTGTTATTAGTATGTAATGAAAATGGACGCGTCTTTTTTATAAAAGACGCAAGTGCTATTTGACTAACTTTTTAAGCATCATGGAAAAGAAAGAAGCAAGTATCCCCGACTGGGTAAAAGATATTGATATTGGAAGAGCAGCGGAAAACCTCCTTATGGGGGTAATTTTGTTTGTTGGCAGACTTGTTATAACCTCATGGGACTTCTTATTTAGACCTAAGATAATTAAGGATGAAGTCTTATCAATTAAAGAGTTGAAAGACTCATACAAAATTACACATGTAAGACCTCTTGTATTCTTTGTGATAATAGGTTTTATATCCATTGCATTTTCATATAAATCTTTGAACCAGCTAATGTTTATTAGTTGGTTATTTGAACGATATGATTTTTTGAGTAGCGGAATTAACACAGAGGCTTCTAAATTTTCGATAACCAAAGCTGCTGGAGCTATGATTCCAACAGTCCTTATTATTTCTTTGTATGCCTTCGTAACGCAAAAAGTTTTCTCGAAATTAAATTTAACGCCCCAGTTCAAACCGCACCTTGCAATATGTTGCTACACATCAGGCATGCTACTCCTTATGCTTATGTTTACAAACATGTATGAAATGCATATTTGGGCAGATCCAAATAATGACACGACGCTAAATGACACTATTCGACCAGCTATTGGTACTATTGGAATGGCAGGCTCAGCCTTACTGAGTCTCTTCGTCATTTATCGATATTTCTACTACTTGTATGTTATTTCAGCTAGTTCACTTGCCAAGACAATAATGGCAACTTTGTTGTCTGCTATGGTTTTTTGGTGTTTATTTTTTGTCATCGGTTTGTTTATGGACCCTATGTTTGAGTCCATAAATTAAAAAACGCTGACCCCCGATATCACTACCCTCTCACTCGATTAAGCGATTGGTTATAGTACTTTTTGTATTGCTTCGCTAAAGCCTGACTGTCTTGGTAGCCAACCTGATTGGCTATCTGCTCCACACTCATATTGGTGCTATGCAATAGCTGTTTGGTGCGAACGAGTCGCGCAAGTCGCACATACTCAAAAGGTGTCATACTCGTGTGCTGTTTAAAACGTCGAATTAGCGTGCGTTCTGACATACAAGCCTGTTTCGCAAGGCTATGTAAGCTATGCGAAACATCTAGATTATCACTAATATGATGCTGTGCTTTGAGCAATTGCGCATCTCTATGTTGTAAAAAGCCACTGAGCTGCACAAACTCATTTTGACTCGCTTGCTCGTTTGGTATCGCCAGCCAGGCGGCGATTGTTTTTGCCACTTCTGAACCCAGCACGTCGGTAATAAACCGCAACATCAAGTGCAAGTAACTATGAGCCGCGCCCGCGGTATACACCATACCGCTTTGCTCTGTTACCTTTTGGCTGTTGGGCTTTAAAACGGGATAATATCGTGTAAAAAAGGGCGTAAGCCACCAGCTACATGTAAATTGTTTTTGATCCAACAATCCTGCTGTGGCTAAAAATGCGGTACCGCAACATCCGGCAAGTTGATAAGTCGCGGGATGAAATTCAATACCATGCTTGTTTAATTGTGCTTTGACCTGTTGGCATTGTTGCCACAACAAAGGCTCTGACGAAAACTGGCTGCCGAGCCAGATAACGACATCAGCATCAGCCAATGCGCTAAATTCTGCATGACAAACAAATTCTAAGCCTTGACTACTCATCACCGACTTTTGCCCAGAAAGTGCAACCGTCTGCCAGCAAAACACCGTCTTACCAGCGACTTTATTTGCCACATTCAAAATATCAATCACGCCAGTTAATGCACTCGCAAATACATGTTCAGGACATAGCAAAATTACTTTCATGGCAATATCAAACCAAAATTAGTCATTATTGACACGATAAGTTAGCAATCAATCTAGTTAAAGTAAAACCTCTTTCAAACTCAGGAGCTTTACTATGTGGATCCATATTCCGATTTTATTTTTGCTTAGCCTAACGCTGTTATTATTCCTTTTGACCGCAACGAGTAGAATTCGCGCAGTCAAAAATGGTGATATTGCACTTCAAGATATTCGCTATGTCGAAAAACATGCCTTCCCCGAGCGCATAAGATTATTAGGTAATAGCTATGACAGCCAGTTTCAGCAGCCCGTTTTATTTATTGCACTGCTGATACTTTTGCATATTGAGCAAATGACAGGACAATTTTGGTTTGTGCTCAGCACTGTGTTTGTCGCAGCAAGATATTGGCACAGCTACGAGCACGTACTGGGCAGTAACTTACGATTAAGAACCCTAGCATTTGGGTTAAGTAGCTTTTGCTTGTTTTTTGCCTGGTTTAGCTTCTTGTTCGATAGGGTGTAAAAAGTCTCTGGTCAAAGGGTTTTTACACTGGCTAAGTTACGCACAAGTTTGTTACATTAACTACAACAATAACCTTAGGTTTTCGTTGTGCTGCAGTCTAGGTTGAATGGCGTCAAAATATACAGCAACTTTAGTGGGAAGCTTACGCTCCTACTCGCTGTTATTTACGGCGCTGTATTTTTGTTTAGCCCCTCAATTTTTGCGCTTGATGACAATTGCTCACTCACGATTGCTCACGGCAACTCGATTTCGCTTGCTATCAATACCACGTCTTATAGCAAAATTAAACGCGGCAACAATACCGTCTCGATAGCCTGCAATTTAAATGAAGACAGCGTTATTTCATTTGTAGATGTTGGCCTTGAACACTATCAGTGGCGAGTCAATGCCCCTTCGCCCGTTAAGTTCTCACAGCCCGCATTTATCATTCCAAAAGGTAAGTACACAGCAACCTTAAGCTTAGATTCTATGCAAATTCATACGCCAAGATTTAGGCTGATGAGCGTGCCGAAATTTATTTGGGAAAGTCAAAAAAACAGCCTAGTCATGGGCGCATTTTATGGCCTTTGCTTTACCTTAATTTGCTATGTATTGATCATGGGTAGTCGCCTCAATGATCCTATATTTAGGCTTTACGGGGCTTATATTTTCTGCCTTTGTGGATTTGTATTATTCCAAGAAGGGCAATTAAATCTTTTTGTTTCATCTCAGTATAAATCATTACTCAAACACGCATATTTACTTAGTATTGGTCTCACTGTGGTTTCGGCAACCTGGTTTATGTTGAGTATCCTACTTGTTGACAAGCAGTGGCCAAAACTCGTGTTGTTACTTAAAAGTGCCGCGGGTATCG
Coding sequences within it:
- a CDS encoding helix-turn-helix transcriptional regulator, with the translated sequence MHKSERLFQLVDLLKGRRLAVTAKSLADHFTVSERTIYRDIQDLQSSGVPIEGEAGVGYIIGDYPLPPMMFSYDELTALLLGSKMVGAWTDPELSAHAKAAIAKIEAVLPAHLK
- a CDS encoding helix-turn-helix transcriptional regulator; protein product: MVSSFKHGPQQQSFSATLRLAIAAKQCVQLEYQDVAKQQTLRIIEPLGLVYWGGKWTLVAFCQLRSDYREFRLDRITAIHKSERTFTVSPDKNLNHYVELVKAKYAEEIAQHQCQAPDKSSN
- a CDS encoding GlxA family transcriptional regulator; this translates as MKVILLCPEHVFASALTGVIDILNVANKVAGKTVFCWQTVALSGQKSVMSSQGLEFVCHAEFSALADADVVIWLGSQFSSEPLLWQQCQQVKAQLNKHGIEFHPATYQLAGCCGTAFLATAGLLDQKQFTCSWWLTPFFTRYYPVLKPNSQKVTEQSGMVYTAGAAHSYLHLMLRFITDVLGSEVAKTIAAWLAIPNEQASQNEFVQLSGFLQHRDAQLLKAQHHISDNLDVSHSLHSLAKQACMSERTLIRRFKQHTSMTPFEYVRLARLVRTKQLLHSTNMSVEQIANQVGYQDSQALAKQYKKYYNQSLNRVRG
- a CDS encoding MAPEG family protein; translation: MWIHIPILFLLSLTLLLFLLTATSRIRAVKNGDIALQDIRYVEKHAFPERIRLLGNSYDSQFQQPVLFIALLILLHIEQMTGQFWFVLSTVFVAARYWHSYEHVLGSNLRLRTLAFGLSSFCLFFAWFSFLFDRV